One Bacillota bacterium DNA segment encodes these proteins:
- the nuoE gene encoding NADH-quinone oxidoreductase subunit NuoE, which yields MSTATCKCGGTLTDDRWMKLDQIIERHRGKRGALIPILHEAQELFGCLSEDVQLRVAESLGISPAEIYGVATFYSFFTLQPRGKHKIAVCLGTACYVRGASEILSALKKELQVEVNGTTSDGKFSLEVVRCLGACGLAPVMMIGDNVYGRVKPDEVPNILKEFK from the coding sequence ATGTCAACTGCGACATGCAAATGTGGCGGAACGCTCACAGATGATAGATGGATGAAGCTTGATCAGATAATTGAGAGGCATCGAGGCAAGAGGGGGGCACTTATACCTATATTGCATGAGGCTCAAGAGCTATTCGGTTGCCTATCGGAGGATGTCCAGCTCAGGGTGGCGGAATCTCTCGGGATCTCGCCGGCAGAAATATATGGAGTCGCCACATTTTATTCTTTCTTTACTTTACAGCCACGTGGAAAACACAAGATAGCCGTCTGTCTTGGGACAGCCTGCTATGTGCGCGGCGCTTCTGAGATATTATCAGCTCTGAAGAAAGAATTACAGGTCGAGGTCAATGGGACAACATCAGATGGGAAATTCAGCCTCGAAGTAGTAAGATGCCTTGGAGCATGTGGGCTCGCTCCGGTCATGATGATTGGGGACAATGTATACGGACGAGTAAAGCCTGACGAGGTTCCAAACATCTTGAAGGAATTTAAATAA
- a CDS encoding NAD(P)/FAD-dependent oxidoreductase: MANDSKAYDVIIIGAGPAGIFAALELAGEAGPAPRVLILEKGRSLDERVCISQEHPGTSCRRCSPCRVVSGWGGAGAFSDGKLTLSPEVGGMLDSYISSSELSALIRYVDDIYLRFGAPEQVYGEDSEAVSELARKATLAELRLIPSKVRHLGTGRTKEILKRMQHHLESRVDIRLGVAASRVVAKDGEVRGVEIQDGRFIPGRYVVVAPGREGAQWLASQAKGLGLQMAINPVDIGVRVELPAIVMEPLTDVTYEAKLIYHSRSFDDKVRTFCMCPYGEVVTESSDGLITVNGHSHAHRKTSNTNFALLVSKTFTEPFKEPIAYGKYVAGLANLLGGGVIVQRLGDLISGRRSTHERIRKGTVNPTLEDATPGDLSLVFPYRHLIDILEMLRALDSLAPGVYSRNTLLYGVEVKFYSSRLSLSNVLETQIKGLFSAGDGAGVTRGLMQASISGVIVAREILRRFSGDR; this comes from the coding sequence TTGGCCAATGACTCGAAGGCATATGATGTCATAATCATCGGCGCGGGCCCTGCAGGCATCTTCGCTGCACTTGAGCTTGCGGGTGAAGCAGGTCCTGCCCCGAGGGTGTTGATTCTTGAAAAGGGGAGGAGCCTGGATGAAAGAGTCTGTATCTCGCAAGAACATCCGGGAACCAGTTGCAGACGATGTTCACCATGCAGGGTAGTATCCGGTTGGGGCGGGGCAGGGGCCTTCAGCGACGGGAAGCTGACGCTCTCCCCGGAAGTTGGGGGAATGCTGGATTCGTACATTTCCAGCTCCGAGCTTTCAGCCTTGATTCGTTATGTTGATGATATATATCTGAGATTTGGGGCGCCGGAGCAGGTTTATGGAGAAGACAGCGAGGCTGTAAGCGAGCTCGCGCGAAAGGCTACGCTTGCAGAATTGCGTCTCATCCCTTCAAAAGTCAGGCATCTTGGCACCGGCCGCACCAAGGAGATTCTCAAACGGATGCAGCATCATCTCGAGAGTAGGGTTGACATCCGGCTTGGCGTGGCTGCTTCCAGGGTTGTGGCAAAGGACGGAGAGGTAAGGGGAGTAGAAATCCAGGACGGGAGATTTATCCCCGGCAGATACGTGGTTGTGGCTCCGGGGAGAGAAGGGGCACAGTGGCTCGCCTCTCAAGCCAAGGGCCTTGGGCTCCAAATGGCCATCAATCCTGTAGACATAGGCGTCCGTGTTGAATTACCTGCCATCGTAATGGAGCCTCTTACAGATGTAACGTACGAAGCGAAACTCATTTACCATTCCAGATCTTTTGATGATAAGGTCCGGACTTTTTGCATGTGTCCTTATGGAGAGGTCGTGACAGAAAGCAGCGACGGCCTCATAACAGTCAACGGGCACAGCCATGCGCACAGGAAGACATCAAATACAAACTTCGCTCTGCTTGTGAGCAAGACATTCACGGAGCCCTTCAAGGAACCCATAGCTTATGGCAAATACGTGGCGGGTCTAGCTAACCTTTTGGGCGGCGGGGTCATTGTACAGAGACTTGGAGATCTCATATCGGGCAGGCGATCAACTCATGAAAGGATCCGTAAGGGGACGGTAAACCCTACTCTTGAGGATGCAACGCCCGGCGACTTGAGCCTTGTTTTCCCTTACCGCCATCTCATAGATATACTGGAAATGCTCCGGGCCCTTGACTCTTTGGCGCCGGGCGTCTATTCCCGCAACACTCTCCTTTACGGCGTGGAGGTAAAGTTCTATTCCTCCCGCCTTAGCCTGAGCAATGTCCTCGAGACACAGATCAAGGGACTTTTCAGCGCAGGTGATGGAGCTGGGGTCACGAGAGGTCTCATGCAGGCCTCCATCTCAGGCGTCATCGTGGCAAGAGAAATACTCAGGCGATTTTCCGGAGACCGATGA
- the ilvN gene encoding acetolactate synthase small subunit → MKHTLAILVQNRSGVLARVAGLFSRRGFNIESIAVGRTELPGLSRMTIVSEADDATLEQITKQLHKLIDVVKISDITSDDFVDRELALLKVSADSRNRSEILQVVEIFRGKIVDVSETAMIIEVTGDENKIDAFVQLARPYGIKELVRTGKIAMVRGPKTTTVETK, encoded by the coding sequence ATGAAACACACTCTGGCAATCCTTGTGCAGAACCGGTCAGGAGTGCTCGCAAGAGTCGCAGGACTCTTCAGTAGAAGAGGATTCAACATAGAGAGCATCGCGGTGGGACGCACAGAGCTTCCCGGGCTATCCAGGATGACCATAGTCTCGGAGGCAGATGACGCCACCCTTGAGCAGATCACAAAGCAGCTTCATAAATTGATCGATGTTGTCAAGATCAGCGATATCACCTCCGATGATTTTGTCGACAGAGAGCTAGCCCTGCTGAAGGTAAGCGCCGACTCGAGGAATCGTTCTGAGATCCTTCAGGTGGTGGAGATCTTCCGGGGCAAAATAGTAGATGTGAGCGAGACGGCCATGATCATCGAGGTCACCGGGGATGAAAATAAGATCGATGCCTTCGTTCAACTGGCAAGACCTTATGGCATCAAGGAGCTGGTGAGGACCGGAAAGATTGCCATGGTGAGGGGGCCCAAGACAACAACTGTGGAAACAAAATAA
- the guaB gene encoding IMP dehydrogenase, protein MNYSHRNQDSAGAQNELPLGLTFDDVLLIPNESEVIPREVDISTYLTRNIKLNIPVLSAAMDTVTEARLAIAIAREGGLGVIHKNMSIEKQTSEVDKVKRSEHGIIVDPIYLSPHNTIREALAIMERYRISGVPITDNGKLVGILTNRDLRFETNFDQPIENVMTKENLITAPVGTTIEEAKAILQKHKIEKLPLVDENFMLKGLITIKDIQKAIQYPNAAKDAKGRLRVGAAIGVGRDTFERAKALVKAGVDVLVVDTAHGHSKGVVETVRKVKELFPDAEIIAGNVATAEATRSLIEAGASAVKVGVGPGSICTTRVVAGIGVPQITAISWCAKEASKYGIPVIADGGIKYSGDITKALAAGANCVMIGNLLAGTEESPGERVIYKGRSFKVYRGMGSIGAMKEGSRDRYFQENAEKLVPEGIEGRVPYKGPLADTIFQLVGGLKAGMGYCGARNIEELQTKARFIRITNAGLRESHPHDVVITQEAPNYSLTDTETQDYW, encoded by the coding sequence ATGAATTATAGTCATAGAAATCAGGACAGTGCAGGAGCGCAGAATGAATTGCCTTTGGGTCTCACTTTTGACGATGTTTTGCTCATCCCCAATGAATCAGAAGTGATACCTAGAGAAGTAGATATAAGCACCTATCTTACGAGAAACATCAAATTGAATATCCCGGTATTGAGCGCGGCTATGGACACGGTCACTGAAGCTCGCCTCGCTATCGCCATTGCCAGGGAGGGGGGGCTTGGGGTCATTCACAAGAATATGTCCATTGAAAAGCAGACCTCTGAGGTGGATAAGGTAAAGAGGTCAGAGCATGGGATAATTGTGGATCCGATCTACCTTTCGCCACACAATACGATACGGGAAGCTTTGGCCATAATGGAGCGGTATCGGATCTCTGGGGTCCCGATCACAGACAATGGGAAATTGGTGGGGATACTCACAAACCGTGATTTGAGATTTGAGACGAATTTCGACCAGCCCATCGAAAATGTAATGACAAAGGAAAACCTCATAACGGCACCTGTCGGGACTACCATCGAGGAAGCGAAGGCCATACTACAAAAACACAAAATCGAAAAGCTTCCTCTGGTAGATGAGAACTTTATGCTGAAGGGGCTGATCACCATCAAGGATATCCAGAAGGCCATCCAATACCCGAATGCTGCCAAGGATGCGAAGGGAAGGCTGAGAGTGGGAGCCGCCATCGGTGTCGGAAGAGACACCTTTGAGAGAGCAAAGGCGCTGGTCAAGGCTGGAGTCGATGTCCTGGTGGTAGATACGGCCCACGGTCATTCAAAGGGTGTTGTGGAGACTGTACGCAAGGTCAAGGAACTTTTCCCTGATGCGGAGATCATCGCTGGCAATGTGGCGACTGCAGAAGCGACACGGTCCCTTATAGAAGCAGGGGCGTCTGCTGTCAAAGTTGGTGTTGGGCCCGGGTCCATATGCACGACCCGTGTCGTTGCCGGTATCGGGGTGCCGCAGATTACAGCCATCTCCTGGTGTGCCAAGGAGGCCTCCAAATATGGAATTCCGGTGATAGCGGATGGCGGGATCAAATATTCCGGTGATATAACAAAGGCCCTGGCGGCCGGCGCAAACTGCGTCATGATCGGAAACCTCCTCGCTGGGACGGAGGAAAGCCCTGGCGAAAGGGTGATCTATAAGGGACGCAGTTTCAAAGTCTATAGGGGCATGGGATCCATTGGCGCCATGAAGGAAGGCTCGCGTGACCGTTATTTCCAGGAGAATGCTGAGAAATTAGTGCCAGAAGGAATTGAAGGGCGGGTGCCGTATAAAGGTCCCCTTGCGGACACGATCTTTCAATTGGTAGGGGGACTCAAAGCAGGAATGGGTTACTGCGGCGCGCGAAATATCGAGGAATTGCAGACAAAGGCGCGATTCATCAGAATAACCAACGCAGGCCTTCGAGAGAGTCACCCGCACGATGTGGTCATTACTCAGGAAGCGCCCAACTACAGCCTGACTGATACCGAAACTCAGGATTACTGGTGA
- the asnS gene encoding asparagine--tRNA ligase, translating into MEWYNSTVWINLTKEEGGEARSSWRTRRSTAPNSVKRVHISDLGAHEGEDVEIRGWLYNRRSSGKIQFLQIRDGSGIVQSVLVKGEVDDGLYDLADRLTQESSVIIRGTVRSDRRAPGGYELALRDLEVVQIAEPYPIALKEHGIDFLLDHRHLWIRSPRQAAILKIRSDLVKAARDFLDDKGFVLLDAPILTPSACEGTTTLFETDYFDTKAYLTQSGQLYMEAGAMALGKVYCFGPTFRAEKSKTRRHLIEFWMLEPEMAYTELDESMELQEELISFLVQRILDKRKAELALLGRDISLLEDIKPPFPKITYDEAAGILRRHGVDFKWGNDFGGQDETIISNEFKRPVFVHRYPVECKAFYMKPDPARPEVALCADLLAPEGYGEIIGGGQRIDDPELLAERIKDNKLPEHAYSWYLDLRRYGSVPHSGFGLGIERTVAWICGLDHVRETIPFPRLLNRIYP; encoded by the coding sequence ATGGAGTGGTATAATAGCACTGTCTGGATTAACCTGACTAAAGAGGAAGGGGGCGAGGCGCGTTCCTCCTGGCGAACCCGGAGGTCTACCGCGCCGAATTCTGTGAAACGCGTTCATATAAGCGATCTCGGAGCACATGAAGGAGAAGACGTGGAAATTCGCGGGTGGTTATATAACAGGAGATCCAGCGGCAAGATCCAGTTTTTGCAAATCCGGGATGGCAGCGGTATTGTCCAGTCAGTGCTCGTGAAAGGGGAGGTCGATGACGGGCTATATGATTTGGCTGACAGGTTGACCCAGGAATCTTCTGTCATCATTCGTGGCACGGTGCGTAGCGACAGGCGAGCGCCAGGCGGATATGAACTTGCCCTCAGAGATCTCGAAGTCGTGCAAATTGCCGAACCTTACCCGATAGCGCTCAAGGAACACGGGATCGACTTCTTGTTAGATCATCGTCATCTATGGATTCGTTCGCCGAGGCAGGCGGCTATTCTTAAGATACGTAGTGATCTTGTCAAGGCAGCCAGGGATTTCCTTGACGATAAGGGATTCGTTCTCCTCGACGCGCCAATTCTTACGCCATCTGCCTGTGAGGGAACCACCACTCTCTTTGAGACGGATTATTTTGACACTAAGGCCTATCTTACGCAAAGTGGGCAGCTTTATATGGAAGCTGGGGCCATGGCTCTCGGGAAAGTATATTGCTTTGGACCAACCTTTAGGGCAGAGAAATCCAAGACGCGCCGACACCTCATAGAATTCTGGATGCTGGAGCCAGAGATGGCTTACACGGAACTGGATGAGAGCATGGAACTCCAGGAGGAGCTCATTTCCTTCCTTGTGCAGCGAATCTTGGATAAGAGAAAGGCCGAGCTCGCTCTTCTAGGGAGAGATATCTCGCTGCTGGAGGATATAAAGCCTCCTTTCCCGAAGATCACGTATGATGAGGCAGCCGGCATTCTCAGGCGCCACGGTGTGGATTTCAAATGGGGCAACGATTTCGGTGGGCAGGATGAGACCATTATCTCCAATGAATTCAAGAGGCCCGTTTTTGTACACCGGTATCCTGTGGAATGCAAGGCCTTTTATATGAAACCGGATCCGGCAAGGCCTGAGGTCGCGCTCTGCGCTGACCTTCTGGCGCCTGAAGGATATGGAGAGATAATAGGCGGAGGACAGAGAATTGATGATCCTGAGCTCCTGGCGGAGAGGATCAAGGACAATAAACTGCCAGAACATGCTTATTCCTGGTATCTGGATCTCCGCAGGTATGGTTCGGTTCCACATTCAGGATTTGGTCTGGGTATAGAAAGAACCGTGGCATGGATTTGCGGGCTGGATCATGTCAGGGAGACTATTCCCTTTCCTCGTTTGCTCAACAGGATCTATCCATAG
- the ilvC gene encoding ketol-acid reductoisomerase → MAKIYYDSDANIEVLKGKKIAIIGYGSQGHAQAQNLRDSGLDVIVSNRKGSANWKKAVADGFNPVSASEAAQQADIIQILVPDELQRDLYRNEIAPYLTEGKALGFSHGFNIHFGQIVPPENVDVFMVAPKSPGHLLRRMYENGVGVPSLVAVYQDHTGKAMDIALAYAKGIGSTRAGVIETTFKEETETDLFGEQAVLCGGCTELVRAGFDTLVEAGYQPEIAYFECLHELKLIVDLMYEGGISWMRYSISDTAEYGDMTAGKRIITQETRKEMKRILEDIQTGKFAKEWILENQAGRPVYNAMKKKEQNHLIEIVGKKLRDMMPWIKKSK, encoded by the coding sequence ATGGCGAAGATCTATTACGATAGTGATGCAAATATCGAAGTGCTGAAAGGAAAGAAAATTGCCATCATAGGCTATGGGAGCCAGGGGCATGCCCAGGCGCAAAACCTAAGAGATAGCGGGCTTGACGTAATAGTAAGCAATAGAAAAGGCTCGGCTAATTGGAAAAAGGCAGTGGCAGATGGTTTTAATCCTGTATCGGCAAGCGAAGCGGCTCAACAGGCGGACATCATTCAAATACTGGTGCCAGATGAACTGCAACGAGACCTCTACCGGAATGAGATAGCTCCCTATCTAACTGAGGGCAAGGCACTTGGCTTCTCCCATGGTTTCAACATTCATTTTGGTCAGATCGTCCCGCCGGAAAATGTGGATGTATTCATGGTCGCGCCCAAGAGCCCCGGTCATCTCCTCCGAAGGATGTACGAAAATGGTGTAGGAGTCCCGTCATTGGTGGCAGTCTATCAAGATCATACTGGCAAGGCTATGGATATAGCTCTGGCCTATGCGAAGGGAATTGGTTCGACCAGGGCAGGAGTCATCGAGACCACCTTTAAGGAAGAAACTGAGACCGACCTATTTGGAGAGCAGGCAGTCCTGTGTGGTGGCTGCACAGAATTGGTTCGGGCGGGTTTTGACACCCTCGTGGAGGCAGGTTACCAGCCCGAGATCGCATATTTCGAATGTTTGCATGAGTTGAAACTGATCGTTGACCTCATGTATGAAGGCGGCATAAGCTGGATGAGATACTCTATCAGCGATACGGCCGAATACGGTGACATGACAGCGGGCAAGCGTATAATCACTCAGGAGACCCGTAAGGAAATGAAGAGAATCCTGGAGGATATACAGACAGGCAAATTCGCGAAAGAATGGATTCTCGAAAACCAGGCCGGCCGTCCAGTCTATAATGCTATGAAGAAAAAAGAGCAGAACCATCTTATTGAGATAGTGGGTAAGAAGCTCCGCGACATGATGCCCTGGATCAAGAAGAGTAAGTAA
- a CDS encoding DUF4384 domain-containing protein, with protein MRLAKVRWLMAVAMLLVLVLVPVAGRADEPKLKLFVNPMPVFSTNIWVDRGEGSTYYPGENVRISFRATRDCYVYILDVDPAGVYRWLLPSVWWGNNYIRANQTRTLPEGPYELTVGGPPGVEHLYIFASTRPLDMPYLERSLKSGQFAPRIEAQAEIIEKEIKARINVVPSSSWVSDSTYFYVGGNSAWPPAITPPPPPPPPAPRGAINVTSSPSGARVFLDGQEKGYTPLFIRDVPLGDHEIVLVVPGYYAVTHQFEMSYPGTFYISRSLRPIPKR; from the coding sequence GTGAGACTTGCCAAAGTGCGCTGGCTGATGGCCGTGGCCATGCTTCTCGTATTGGTGCTTGTCCCGGTTGCCGGTCGGGCAGATGAGCCAAAGCTCAAGCTTTTCGTCAACCCTATGCCGGTTTTCTCTACGAATATTTGGGTGGATCGAGGCGAGGGCAGCACCTATTACCCAGGGGAAAACGTCAGGATATCCTTCCGGGCCACGAGGGACTGTTATGTCTACATCCTGGATGTAGACCCCGCCGGTGTGTATCGCTGGCTTCTACCAAGTGTGTGGTGGGGAAACAACTACATCAGGGCCAACCAGACCAGGACATTGCCAGAGGGCCCGTATGAGCTGACAGTGGGCGGTCCTCCTGGAGTGGAGCATCTCTACATCTTTGCCTCTACTCGGCCCCTGGACATGCCATATCTGGAACGTTCCCTCAAATCCGGCCAATTTGCGCCGCGGATAGAGGCACAGGCGGAGATCATTGAAAAAGAGATAAAGGCCAGGATCAATGTGGTTCCAAGTTCGTCGTGGGTAAGTGATTCAACTTACTTCTATGTAGGCGGAAATAGCGCCTGGCCACCGGCTATTACACCCCCGCCTCCACCGCCACCTCCGGCACCGCGGGGCGCGATCAATGTGACCTCCTCACCATCAGGCGCGCGTGTGTTCCTGGATGGCCAGGAAAAGGGGTATACGCCGTTGTTCATCAGAGATGTGCCCCTTGGGGATCATGAGATAGTCCTGGTGGTGCCGGGGTATTACGCCGTAACACACCAGTTTGAGATGAGCTATCCCGGAACATTTTACATAAGCCGTAGCCTCAGGCCTATTCCGAAGAGGTAA
- a CDS encoding tetratricopeptide repeat protein, with the protein MSRIIFIRSGQGKGILVLAGICLAFLVLLCSHVRAQTHLGLAESYFDKSGAQSAIDYQIGLWTEPYYVARYSLKGASPKDKGFLERCLREYEIAASEDPRNVEALVGMGWAQFALKDYGAAAQSFEMAYSLLKNAGAPKSDQSRGDVAVALASTYFQYGRIEQAKALFEEAVEREKLSKRSMGLAHFGLAMIGYWNMDFDGAAAHLSEAEKSLGGRIYIRRARASLLACSGKLSEAVDALKQILKDAPEDTLAHDMLASILMSPWPKNSGSKPDIEPEVHLKAAISGDPGLIRAYFMLAKLYREKGQVDKEIELLRSALKVADEPDSEVIQRTLRSITEKEKTSESSPPSDTGKSKDEPGKSQLSEQSSKIYMIINNGTRYSLHNVIPVVFRGINARRVYGIRSESGDRIDWSPWYRPVLWVRLPSGDGKKRLDFSLVDVSGRAVTVQGEIILDVSPPRGQIEIIAERGVTSSRTVTLELRAYDEGSGVEAVSFAEDGMPWGPWEKYSFRRPFTIFGPEGETWVYVRFRDNAGNVSQAYGDSVILDLTPPKIKAVSPASIKGGSATISWFTDEESDSLVEYGTRPREYTRQARDGKYTTWHVITLEELEPGVTYYCRIRSRDLAGNPSEYKELRFTMPAHSTKAGI; encoded by the coding sequence ATGTCTCGAATCATATTCATCCGGTCAGGTCAGGGTAAGGGTATCCTTGTGCTGGCGGGGATATGCCTTGCTTTCCTGGTCCTACTTTGTTCGCATGTACGCGCTCAAACACATTTAGGCCTCGCTGAGAGCTATTTCGACAAATCAGGGGCCCAGTCGGCAATCGATTATCAGATCGGCCTCTGGACAGAACCCTATTATGTCGCACGCTATTCTCTGAAAGGAGCGTCGCCCAAGGATAAGGGGTTTCTTGAGAGGTGCTTGCGGGAGTATGAGATTGCTGCATCAGAAGACCCACGCAATGTGGAAGCCCTGGTAGGGATGGGCTGGGCCCAGTTTGCCTTGAAGGACTATGGGGCCGCGGCACAATCTTTTGAGATGGCTTACTCCCTATTGAAAAATGCTGGGGCGCCAAAGTCAGACCAATCCCGCGGAGATGTTGCAGTGGCCCTGGCCTCAACGTATTTCCAGTACGGTAGGATAGAACAGGCCAAGGCCTTATTTGAGGAGGCAGTTGAGCGAGAGAAGTTGTCCAAGCGAAGCATGGGATTGGCCCACTTCGGACTCGCCATGATAGGCTACTGGAATATGGACTTTGACGGGGCAGCGGCTCATTTATCTGAAGCCGAGAAATCCCTTGGTGGAAGGATCTACATAAGGCGTGCCAGGGCATCATTGCTGGCATGTAGCGGAAAGCTGTCCGAAGCGGTGGATGCCCTCAAGCAGATATTGAAGGACGCCCCTGAAGATACTCTGGCCCATGATATGCTTGCCAGCATTTTGATGTCGCCGTGGCCTAAGAATTCTGGCTCCAAGCCGGATATCGAGCCGGAAGTGCATCTCAAGGCGGCTATTTCTGGAGATCCGGGCCTTATCAGAGCATATTTCATGCTTGCCAAGCTATATCGGGAAAAGGGGCAGGTTGACAAGGAGATAGAGCTCCTGCGCTCCGCCCTAAAGGTGGCGGACGAGCCGGACAGTGAGGTCATTCAGCGTACTCTGAGGTCAATTACTGAGAAAGAAAAAACCAGCGAGTCCAGTCCGCCATCTGATACTGGGAAATCCAAGGATGAGCCGGGCAAGAGCCAGCTATCCGAGCAATCATCAAAAATATATATGATAATCAATAATGGCACTCGGTATTCCTTGCACAACGTAATCCCAGTGGTATTCAGGGGGATTAATGCAAGGCGGGTATATGGAATCCGAAGCGAATCAGGAGATAGGATCGACTGGAGCCCATGGTACAGGCCCGTCCTGTGGGTGAGGCTGCCTTCGGGGGATGGAAAGAAGAGGCTAGATTTCTCATTGGTTGATGTTTCCGGCCGGGCTGTGACTGTTCAGGGAGAGATCATCCTGGACGTTTCCCCGCCCCGCGGACAGATAGAAATCATAGCTGAAAGAGGGGTTACTTCATCCCGCACCGTGACCCTTGAGCTCCGTGCATATGACGAGGGAAGCGGGGTTGAGGCTGTGAGCTTTGCGGAGGATGGGATGCCTTGGGGACCCTGGGAAAAGTATTCCTTCAGGAGGCCATTCACCATTTTCGGCCCGGAAGGTGAAACGTGGGTCTATGTTAGGTTTAGGGATAATGCCGGCAATGTCTCTCAGGCTTACGGGGATTCCGTCATCCTAGACCTCACTCCTCCCAAGATCAAGGCTGTGTCACCGGCTTCTATAAAAGGAGGGAGCGCGACCATATCCTGGTTCACTGACGAGGAATCTGATTCCCTTGTGGAATATGGCACTCGTCCGCGTGAATATACCCGCCAGGCGAGGGACGGGAAATATACCACCTGGCATGTCATCACGCTGGAAGAATTAGAGCCAGGTGTAACATACTATTGTCGCATTAGATCCAGAGACCTGGCGGGCAATCCGTCCGAATACAAGGAATTAAGATTTACAATGCCGGCACATTCGACGAAGGCAGGGATCTAA